From one Rosa rugosa chromosome 4, drRosRugo1.1, whole genome shotgun sequence genomic stretch:
- the LOC133742384 gene encoding protein LYK5, whose translation MKMKLLTLMVVSVLLVAAVHGQQTYLANKQLDCYNNYNSTDGYVCNGASPSCVSYLTFRSIDPLYNSPTSIAYLLDSTPSEIASANNISDVDPIPADTLVLVPVNCSCSGNYSQHNASYTLKTSADTYFGVANNTYQGLTTCQSLMHQNPYDDRNLTSGLLLEVPVRCACPTAAQAAAGFNYLLVYLVTWGDSTEAIAQRFGVDESTLLAANDLSSTDIIYPFTPLLVPLKTKPSPLQLQLPTSPPPSPSPPPPPPPPSGGSSNNKWVFIGVGIGAGCLLLLTALAAFLFLSKRRRRQLRQSPKPNLRPKSSGDYRPTSLLPTTASDDTTKSWSSSGLKIAVESLTPYKFQDLQRATQFFSESNRINGSSVFRATFDGDEAAVKVMTGDVALSGDEINILKRINHSNIIRLSGFCVHQGNTYLVYEFAPSGSLIDCLHKGAISPLSWKQRVQIASDVASALNYLHNFTEPPLIHKNLNSSNILLDANLRAKVANFGLARAVKLDNEDEDGEQGFQQTRHVVGTRGYMAPEYIENGVITPKLDVFAFGVVLLELLSGRRASGDEEHTLLYESISGVLEGDDVRDKIKEFMDPSLKSKYPLDLAFSMAQLAKSCVAPQINCRPTMAQASGTLSKILSSTLDWDPSDAEDLRDSRSLSYGR comes from the coding sequence ATGAAGATGAAGTTGCTAACGTTAATGGTGGTCTCTGTTCTACTAGTTGCAGCTGTGCATGGGCAGCAGACCTACCTAGCCAACAAGCAGCTCGACTGCTACAACAACTACAACTCCACCGACGGCTACGTCTGCAACGGCGCCTCCCCCTCCTGCGTCTCCTACCTCACTTTCCGCTCCATCGACCCTCTCTACAACTCCCCCACCTCCATCGCCTACCTCCTCGACTCCACCCCCTCCGAAATCGCCTCCGCCAACAACATCTCCGACGTTGACCCCATCCCCGCCGACACCCTCGTCCTCGTCCCCGTCAACTGCTCCTGCTCCGGCAACTACTCCCAGCACAACGCCTCCTACACCCTCAAGACCTCCGCCGACACCTACTTCGGCGTCGCCAACAACACCTACCAGGGCCTCACCACCTGTCAGTCCCTCATGCACCAGAACCCCTACGACGACCGAAACCTCACTTCCGGCCTCCTCTTGGAAGTCCCCGTCAGATGCGCCTGCCCCACCGCCGCCCAGGCCGCCGCCGGCTTCAACTACCTGCTCGTCTACCTAGTCACGTGGGGCGACTCAACTGAAGCAATCGCTCAACGCTTCGGCGTAGATGAGTCCACCTTGCTCGCAGCCAACGACCTGTCGTCCACCGACATCATCTATCCCTTCACGCCCTTACTGGTTCCTCTCAAAACCAAACCTTCCCCTCTTCAACTGCAGCTCCCAACCTCACCTCCTCCGTCTCCGTctccgcctccgccgcctccccCGCCGAGTGGCGGCTCTTCCAACAACAAGTGGGTCTTCATCGGCGTCGGCATCGGAGCTGGttgtctcctcctcctcaccgCCCTCGCCGCCTTCCTCTTCTTATCCAAACGACGCCGCCGTCAGCTCCGCCAATCTCCCAAACCCAACTTGCGTCCAAAGAGCTCCGGTGACTACAGGCCGACCTCTCTGCTACCCACCACCGCCTCCGACGACACAACGAAATCGTGGTCTTCCAGCGGGCTTAAAATTGCGGTGGAGTCCTTGACGCCTTACAAATTCCAAGACCTGCAGAGGGCCACCCAATTCTTCAGCGAGTCCAACAGAATCAACGGCTCCTCCGTTTTCAGAGCAACCTTCGACGGCGACGAAGCCGCCGTCAAGGTGATGACAGGCGACGTGGCACTCTCCGGCGACGAGATCAACATTCTGAAGCGGATCAATCACTCCAACATTATCAGACTCTCTGGATTCTGTGTCCACCAAGGAAACACTTACCTCGTTTACGAGTTCGCTCCTTCTGGCTCACTCATTGATTGTCTTCATAAGGGCGCCATTAGTCCTCTGTCATGGAAGCAGAGAGTTCAGATTGCTAGTGACGTGGCCAGTGCGCTCAACTATCTACACAATTTCACAGAGCCTCCATTAATCCACAAGAACCTCAACAGCAGCAACATTCTCCTGGATGCAAACTTGAGAGCCAAGGTTGCCAATTTTGGTCTGGCAAGAGCTGTCAAGTTGGATAACGAAGACGAAGATGGAGAACAGGGATTTCAACAGACGAGGCACGTGGTGGGTACGAGGGGCTACATGGCGCCGGAGTACATTGAAAACGGAGTGATCACTCCGAAGCTCGATGTGTTTGCATTTGGGGTTGTTTTGTTGGAGCTCTTGTCTGGAAGAAGAGCCTCTGGTGATGAAGAGCACACATTGCTGTATGAGTCCATTAGTGGGGTGCTTGAAGGAGATGATGTGAGGGACAAAATTAAAGAGTTTATGGATCCTTCTCTGAAAAGCAAGTACCCTTTGGACCTGGCGTTTTCGATGGCTCAGCTCGCTAAGAGCTGTGTTGCGCCTCAGATCAACTGTCGACCCACAATGGCTCAAGCTTCGGGGACTCTATCGAAGATTCTTTCGTCGACTCTAGACTGGGATCCATCTGATGCTGAGGATCTTAGAGATTCAAGGTCACTCAGTTATGGCAGATAG
- the LOC133706611 gene encoding protein LYK5-like, with the protein MKMKMQMQMMLLMVMVVSLLVAVVHGQQSYLENNQLDCDNDSNITAGYICNGAAPSCASYVTFLTISHYNTPTSISSLLGSTPSDIAAANNISDVDPIPTDTSVLVPLNCSCSGPYSQHNVSYTLKPDDTYFVIANNTYQGLTTCQALRHQNPYDPLNLEGGLVIEVPIRCACPTAKQTAAGIKYLLAYLIDLDDDLDKIAIRFAVDVPTLLEANNFKTSDDVIYPYQAVLVPLTTKPSPLQLKYPSSPPPPPSPPPLPPSSPAPPSPPSGSSNKKWVFIGVGVGAGCLLLLISIFAFLFFSKRRRRQHRHHSPNHKLKSSGNNTQNSLPTTTTTTTSNDTTTSWSPISTNGLKNAVESLTAYKFEDLQNATQFFNEANRIAGSSVFRATFDGEDAAVKVMTGDLSLSADEINILKRINHSNIISLSGFCVHKGNTYLVYEFAPSGSLIDCLGLKGNITPLSWKQRVHIANDVANALNYLHNFTHPPLIHKNLNTSNVLLDANLRAKVANFGLARAVDLGKEVEDGGQGFQLTRHVVGTRGYMAPEYMEDGVITPKLDVFAFGVVLLELLSGRPASGDEEYTLLYSSISGVLEGDHVGDKIKGFMDPSLRRQYPLELAFSMAQLAKSCVAPQINSRPTMAQASGTLSKILSSTLDWDSSKAVDLEHSRSLSHGR; encoded by the coding sequence atgaagatgaagatgcagATGCAGATGATGCTGTTAATGGTAATGGTGGTCTCTCTTCTAGTTGCAGTCGTGCATGGGCAGCAGAGCTACTTGGAAAACAACCAGCTCGACTGCGACAACGACTCCAACATCACCGCCGGCTACATCTGCAACGGCGCCGCTCCCTCATGCGCCTCCTACGTCACTTTCCTCACCATCAGCCACTACAACACCCCCACCTCAATCTCCTCCCTCCTCGGCTCCACCCCCTCCGACATCGCCGCCGCCAACAACATCTCCGACGTTGACCCCATCCCCACCGACACCTCCGTCCTCGTCCCCCTCAACTGCTCCTGCTCCGGCCCCTACTCCCAGCACAACGTCTCCTACACCCTGAAGCCCGACGACACCTACTTCGTCATCGCCAACAACACCTACCAGGGCCTCACCACCTGTCAGGCCCTCAGGCATCAGAACCCCTACGACCCTCTGAACCTCGAGGGCGGCCTTGTCATAGAGGTGCCGATCAGGTGTGCTTGCCCCACCGCCAAACAGACCGCCGCCGGGATCAAGTACCTGCTGGCCTACCTCATCGACCTGGACGACGATCTCGACAAAATAGCCATACGCTTCGCCGTAGATGTACCCACTTTGCTCGAAGCAAACAACTTTAAGACCTCCGACGACGTCATCTATCCCTACCAAGCTGTTCTAGTTCCTCTCACAACCAAACCTTCTCCTCTTCAACTGAAGTATCCAAGCTCTCCTCCACCTCcgccttctcctcctcctctaccGCCGTCATCACCAGCGCCTCCCTCACCACCAAGTGGGTCTTCCAACAAGAAGTGGGTCTTCATCGGCGTCGGCGTCGGAGCTGGCTGTCTCCTCCTACTTATATCTATCTTcgccttcctcttcttctcaaaaCGACGACGCCGTCAGCACCGGCACCACTCTCCCAACCACAAATTAAAGAGCTCCGGTAATAACACGCAGAACTCGctacccaccaccaccaccaccaccacctccaacGACACAACAACATCGTGGTCGCCAATATCCACCAACGGGCTTAAAAACGCAGTGGAGTCTTTGACAGCTTACAAGTTCGAAGACCTGCAGAACGCCACTCAATTCTTCAACGAAGCCAACAGAATCGCCGGCTCCTCCGTCTTCAGAGCTACCTTTGACGGCGAAGATGCTGCCGTCAAGGTGATGACAGGCGACTTGTCCCTCTCCGCCGACGAGATCAACATACTAAAGCGGATCAACCACTCCAACATTATCAGCCTCTCAGGATTCTGCGTCCACAAAGGAAACACATACCTCGTCTACGAGTTTGCTCCTTCTGGCTCACTCATTGATTGTCTTGGGTTGAAGGGCAACATTACTCCTCTGTCATGGAAGCAGAGAGTTCACATTGCTAATGACGTGGCCAATGCGCTCAACTATCTACACAACTTCACACACCCTCCATTAATCCACAAGAACCTGAACACCAGCAACGTTCTCCTGGATGCAAACTTGAGAGCCAAGGTTGCCAATTTCGGTCTGGCAAGAGCTGTGGATTTGGGGAAGGAAGTCGAAGATGGAGGACAGGGATTTCAACTGACGAGACATGTGGTGGGTACACGGGGCTACATGGCGCCGGAGTACATGGAAGACGGGGTGATTACTCCGAAACTGGATGTGTTTGCATTTGGGGTTGTGTTGTTGGAGCTATTGTCCGGAAGACCAGCCTCAGGTGATGAAGAATATACGTTGCTCTATTCATCCATTAGTGGGGTGCTTGAAGGAGATCATGTGGGGGACAAAATTAAAGGGTTTATGGATCCTTCTCTGAGGCGCCAGTATCCTTTGGAGCTGGCGTTTTCAATGGCTCAGCTCGCTAAGAGCTGCGTTGCGCCTCAGATCAactcacgacccaccatggctcAAGCTTCTGGTACTCTATCTAAGATTCTTTCGTCAACTCTCGACTGGGATTCATCTAAAGCTGTGGATCTTGAACATTCAAGGTCACTGAGTCATGGCAGATAG
- the LOC133743662 gene encoding tetratricopeptide repeat protein SKI3, with the protein MPHSEEQDKECELRRLEESIQDRPDGPSLRFELGVLLWEQDEKEKAAEQFLVAAKLNPEIEKGGAFRYLGLYYAGLESQSHAQRALKCLQKAVSLNPDDSVSGEALCDLLDQQGKETLEVAACREASQKSPRAFWAFQRLGYLQLHQNKCSEAVHSLQHAIRGYPTSPVLWEALGLAYQRLGRFTAALKSYGRAIELEGTRIFALIESGNIYLMLGSYKKGVEAFQQALEFSPKSVSAHYGLSSGLLGLAKECINLGAFRWGATVLEEASKVAWTSTHLAGNMSSVWKLHGDILLTYAKCYPWMEEDRGLEFDVDAFNNSILSWKHTCCVAAKTARCSYQRALHLAPWQANAYSDIAVTSNFIYSLDNSSGHDSSSWQPSEKMALGALLLEGDNSEFWVGLGCLSNHNVLKQHALIRGLQLNVSLAVAWAFLGKLYRKQGEKQFARQAFDCARSIDPSLALPWAGMSADSHSRESAADEAYESCLRAVQIFPLAEFQIGLAKLALVSGHLSSSQVFGAIKQAMQRAPHYPECHNLNGLVSEAQSNYQSAAVSYRLARCAITNLSGSDTKSQMKDITVNLARALCKAGNALDALQECELLKKEGLLDAESSQIYAFSLWQLGQTDLALTVARNLAECVSAMEQASAAAAVILFSRFLYYISGLDSTINNILQMPKQRFQSSKFSLIVSAIHALDQRNRLKPVGSSIRNNLKTPEEITEMFFLLALGTLVKHGSEYRLGYQKGIDHIRKSLHMYPNSSLLRNLLGYLLLSSEEWKNTHMATRCCSIGTDPIKGGFKMAYEILGAGAVACYAVGTSNPKFSYPTCSYQCLNEPQTIQHLQKCLRQEPWNQNVRYLLVLNLVQKAREERFPRHLCIILRRLIIVALSDELYHKPGIAFRYMKFQLLLCASEICLHDGYLIDCINHANDASMIRLPDAYLFFAHLLLCRAYASEGDAVNLNREYIRCLELRTDYNIGWLCLKFIESRYELKTGLDTLELSFKECSKEMMNSSNMWMALFNLVQGLMSISSQDTSSAEGFLSQACSLAGAESTLLLCHGATCMELSRLGYDSQFLSLAVRSLTKAQEASLIPLPIVSALLAQAEGSLGSREKWEKNLRLEWRTWPPEMRPAELFFQLHLLAKQSKACTDTSSIEFCQSPQGWVLRAIHTNPSCMRYWKALQKLVE; encoded by the exons ATGCCACACTCGGAG GAGCAAGATAAGGAATGCGAGCTGCGACGGCTAGAGGAGTCCATACAGGACCGTCCAGACGGTCCCTCCCTCCGCTTCGAACTC GGGGTGTTGTTGTGGGAACAAGATGAGAAGGAAAAGGCTGCAGAGCAATTCCTGGTTGCGGCGAAACTAAACCCCGAAATTGAGAAGGGAGGGGCGTTTAGATACTTAGGGCTTTATTACGCCGGGCTCGAATCACAGTCCCATGCCCAGAGAGCTCTAAAGTGCTTGCAGAAAGCTGTGTCTCTCAATCCTGATGACTCCGTTTCCGGGGAAGCTCTGTGTGATTTGTTGGACCAGCAAGGGAAAGAGACATTGGAGGTGGCAGCGTGCAGGGAGGCATCGCAGAAGTCACCCAGGGCTTTTTGGGCTTTTCAGAGGCTTGGCTACCTGCAGCTCCATCAGAATAAGTGCTCTGAAGCCGTGCACAGTCTTCAACATGCCATTCGCGGATATCCTACCTCTCCAGTTCTGTGGGAG GCTCTTGGCCTTGCCTACCAGCGACTTGGCAGGTTCACTGCTGCTCTCAAG TCGTATGGAAGAGCCATCGAATTGGAGGGTACAAGAATCTTTGCTTTGATCGAAAGCGGAAACATCTATCTGATGCTTGGTTCCTATAAAAAG GGAGTTGAGGCATTTCAGCAAGCTTTGGAGTTCTCTCCCAAAAGTGTCTCTGCACACTATGGACTTTCTTCGGGGCTGCTTGGTTTGGCTAAGGAATGTATTAATCTGGGAGCATTTAGATGGGGAGCTACAGTTTTAGAG GAGGCATCTAAAGTTGCCTGGACGAGTACTCATTTAGCTGGAAATATGTCGTCTGTTTGGAAGCTGCATGGTGATATACTG CTTACTTATGCAAAATGTTATCCCTGGATGGAGGAGGACCGTGGTTTAGAATTTGATGTTGATGCTTTCAATAATTCCATCCTCTCCTGGAAGCATACCTGCTGTGTGGCTGCAAAAACTGCCAGGTGCTCTTATCAGCGAGCTTTGCACTTAGCCCCATGGCAAGCTAATGCATACTCCGACATTGCAGTAACTTCAAATTTCATATACTCTTTAGATAACAGTTCTGGACATGACTCAAGTTCTTG GCAGCCATCGGAGAAGATGGCTTTGGGGGCCTTGTTACTTGAGGGTGACAATTCTGAGTTTTGGGTAGGATTAGGATGCTTGTCTAATCACAATGTACTGAAACAACATGCTCTAATCAGGGGATTGCAATTGAATGTATCACTAGCTGTTGCGTGGGCATTCTTAGGGAAG TTGTACAGAAAACAAGGTGAGAAGCAATTTGCGAGACAAGCATTTGATTGTGCTAGAAGTATAGATCCTTCTCTTGCTTTGCCATGGGCTGGCATGTCGGCTGATTCTCATTCTAG GGAGTCTGCAGCAGATGAAGCTTATGAGAGCTGCTTACGAGCTGTGCAAATATTTcct CTTGCTGAATTCCAAATTGGtcttgcaaagcttgctcttgtTTCAGGGCATCTTTCATCCTCACAG GTCTTTGGAGCCATCAAGCAGGCCATGCAACGTGCACCTCACTATCCTGAATGCCATAATTTAAATGGGCTAGTCTCTGAGGCACAGTCCAATTATCAGTCTGCTGCTGTTTCTTATAGACTAGCACGCTGTGCAATCACTAATTTATCAGGCAGTGATACAAAATCTCAAATGAAGGATATAACAGTCAATTTGGCCCGAGCACTTTGTAAG GCAGGGAATGCTCTAGATGCTTTGCAGGAATGTGAGCTTTTGAAGAAAGAAG GGTTACTTGATGCGGAATCCTCGCAAATATATGCTTTCTCCTTATGGCAACTTGGTCAGACTGATCTGGCCCTTACTGTGGCAAGAAATCTTGCTGAGTGTGTCTCTGCAATGGAACAAGCATCTGCAGCTGCCGCTGTTATTCTTTTCTCTAGATTCCTATATTATATTTCTGGACTGGATTCAACAATCAATAACATTCTCCAGATGCCAAAGCAACGGTTTCAGAGTTCTAAGTTCAGTTTGATAGTATCTGCTATTCATGCTCTAGATCAAAGAAATCGACTTAAGCCCGTTGGTTCAAGCATCCGTAACAATCTGAAAACGCCTGAAGAGATAACTGAAATGTTCTTTTTATTAGCGCTTGGTACACTA GTGAAGCATGGATCAGAATACCGTCTTGGATATCAAAAAGGAATTGATCACATTAGAAAGTCTCTTCACATGTATCCTAACAGTAGTTTGTTAAG GAATCTTCTTGGTTATCTTTTGCTGTCAAGTGAAGAATGGAAGAATACCCACATGGCAACTAGGTGTTGCAGCATAGGCACTGATCCAATTAAAGGTGGTTTTAAAATGGCATATGAAATACTTGGTGCTGGAGCAGTCGCTTGCTATGCTGTAGGCACTAGCAATCCTAAGTTCTCTTACCCAACATGCTCGTACCAGTGCCTGAATGAACCTCAAACCATACAACATCTGCAGAA ATGTTTACGTCAAGAACCATGGAACCAGAATGTAAGGTATTTGCTTGTTCTCAATCTGGTGCAGAAGGCACGTGAAGAGAGATTTCCTCGTCATCTTTGTATTATACTCAGGCGGCTGATAATTGTAGCCCTTTCCGATGAACTTTATCATAAGCCAGGCATTGCTTTTAGATATATGAAATTCCAGCTTCTACTTTGCGCTTCGGAGATCTGTTTGCATGATGGTTATCTGATTGACTGCATCAACCATGCCAACGATGCTTCAATGATTAGACTTCCTGATGCTTATCTTTTCTTTGCACACTTGCTATTATGTCGTGCTTATGCCTCAGAAGGTGATGCAGTAAACCTTAATAGAGAGTATATACGATGCTTGGAGCTCAGGACAGATTATAATATTGGTTGGTTGTGTCTGAAGTTCATTGAATCTCGTTATGAATTGAAAACTGGTTTGGATACTTTGGAGTTGAGCTTCAAAGAGTGCTCAAAGGAAATGATGAATTCATCAAATATGTGGATGGCTCTATTCAATCTGGTTCAAGGTTTGATGTCTATATCCAGCCAGGATACCTCTTCTGCAGAAGGGTTCCTTTCACAAGCTTGTTCTTTAGCTGGTGCTGAGAGCACTCTCCTGCTTTGTCATG GTGCCACCTGTATGGAGCTTTCACGCCTGGGCTATGATTCGCAGTTCTTATCACTTGCTGTAAGGAGTCTCACTAAAGCTCAAGAAGCTTCTCTCATTCCCTTACCAATTGTCTCAGCATTGCTAGCTCAAGCAGAAGGAAGCCTTGGTTCAAGAGAGAAGTGGGAGAAGAACCTTCGTCTTGAATGGCGTACTTGGCCACCAG AAATGAGACCTGCAGAACTGTTCTTCCAGTTGCACTTACTTGCAAAACAGTCGAAAGCTTGTACAGACACTTCCAGTATTGAGTTCTGTCAGAGTCCACAGGGATGGGTTCTTCGAGCAATCCATACAAACCCTTCTTGTATGAGATATTGGAAAGCTTTGCAGAAGCTTGTGGAATGA
- the LOC133743813 gene encoding small ribosomal subunit protein uS9c, giving the protein MTGSILALTSSLSSLSFSSHVAQKPTTVSFPRSRSASIANICGTPSRTPRLVVSATVASPELETVNLKKYVKSRLPGGFAAQTIIGTGRRKCAIARVVLQEGTGKVVINYRDAKEYLQGNPLWLQYVKVPLVTLGYESNYDVFVKAHGGGLSGQAQAISLGIARALLKVSEDHRRPLRKEGLLTRDSRVVERKKPGLKKARKAPQFSKR; this is encoded by the exons ATGACGGGTTCAATACTAGCTCTCACATCCTCCCTCTCTTCGCTCTCATTTTCGTCCCATGTAGCTCAGAAACCTACCACTGTTTCATTTCCCCGTTCCAGATCAGCCTCCATTGCAAACATATGTGGAACCCCTAGCCGTACCCCTCGGCTTGTTGTCTCTGCCACTGTAGCTTCTCCAGAGTTGGAAACTGTGAACCTCAAGAAATATGTGAAATCGAGGCTTCCTGGTGGGTTTGCAGCTCAGACAATCATTGGTACTGGTCGGCGAAAATGTGCAATTGCTCGTGTTGTACTCCAAGAGGGCACTGGCAAAGTTGTAATCAACTATCGTGATGCCAAG GAATATCTTCAAGGCAATCCATTATGGTTACAATATGTCAAAGTTCCATTGGTTACTTTGGGATATGAAAGTAACTATGATGTGTTTGTCAAGGCTCATGGTGGTGGCCTTTCTGGTCAGGCTCAAGCTATATCGCTTGGCATTGCTCGAGCATTGCTTAAGGTAAGTGAGGACCACAGAAGACCTCTGAGAAAGGAAGGTCTGCTAACCAGGGACTCCAGAGTTGTTGAGAGGAAGAAACCTGGTTTGAAGAAAGCTCGCAAAGCCCCCCAGTTCTCAAAACGTTGA